The segment CATTCCGCAGCAAACACTGCTCATGTGATTGTGTGTATAGCATTTCATTGTGGTGACCGGGATTTGAGACACCTACCGCTCTAGGCAAGAAGTCTTCATCACTGAGACCAAATTTATCTCTATGGTATCGATAATATTCCAGATTATTCTTCATCACCTCATCACTGGGATCAAAGAGCATATAGCTGGCCACACAAGGTACAGCGTTCTTCAGATCATTCACTAGACAACAATAAATGGAAACAAATTTCTTTTCTGGTAGATACACAATGGGGTCCGAAAGATCTTTGATTCTCAGACCCCGAAAGTATTTTTATCAGTTCACGTGTATAGTTTATCCAGAGATACCATCCAtacttacatttataatatgcaAACTGGAGGTAGTGGTACATGGTTGCTACGAATTTCTCAACAATAAATCCACCAACAACTGGTGTCAGCTCAGCCTCACAGCCAACCTTCCTCTCCAGTACCTCAGTGTAATGATCTAGTGAGATAGAGAAAACAATATCTATGTCATCTATGTTTCAGATAAAGCTACAAAAGCGTACACTGATGGCAATGGGTGTATGCCAACCTGCAATGGAGGGGTAGAAGTCCTTAAAGTCTTTGATTTGTCTGGATCCCTCTGTAGCGGCGATACACTCATCATACACCTTGAGAAAGTCTCTTATTGCCAGCTCCATATCTGTGACTGACGTTCTGAAGTTATCACCATTGTATGCCCGCACGGCCCGGATAAACAGTGACTGAACAAGAGCCACAATTATGCATGAGTGTGAATATATATACAGCCTTATTCATTACATTCAATGGACATTTGATACATTTAACTGTGCTTGGATCACACAgcagatttaaaaaatactgtggGGTCCAAAAGTTGGAGACAACATTGAAAATATGGTATTTAAAATCTATCATGATCGAAAAACACCTGAaaataaaaagatgtttttGGAATTTAGGAAAAAATGTAACTTAACATGTGtatgaagaagaaaaaagagtGTTTCAAATTGGTGATAGTATCAAATATCACCAGTattatagttcaccccaaaccaaacagatctcatccccatttactgccatagaagagaaaataaatactatgggagtcaatgggggatgagatctgtttggtaactgaaaaagaacttccttaaccaaacaaagaaatgtatacaagtttggaacaatctgagggtgagtaaatgatgatatagGGATTATATGAGAAACTGATCTTCCATTAGATGTTAAATGGTTTTTCTTGGACAGTTTTGTATTTATGGCTCTTACCTCATATGACTTGGTCTCCAGGTCTTTCATATGTTCCTCAGATCCAGGTAAACTCTTGTAATAGTTCATATTTCTCGTCATCATCTCATCATTTGGATGTTTCAGGAGAAAAGTGTGCGCAGCAGAGACAGCTTTGGCCAAATGATCACTCTGAAATCATtcataacattaaaatatatgatTAAAATACAGATTCGAATGGGTTTGATTGGTTCGCATCCATCAATACAACCCCCAAAATCAATACAAAAGCCATTATaaacattaaatccattacaattTCTATTATAGTTTTCTTCCATAAAGAAATGTACAGTAGACTAACCTTAAAGTAGGCATACTGCAGGTACTTGTAAGGTTCCCGTTTCTCAAACTCCTCTATAGTTTCTCGGGTGGGAAGCGTCTGTCTGAAGGCCGGTAAACCCTGTTTACATCGCTTCAGACACTGCGCCCGCTTCATCACGTTACCGAATGCACGCAGCTCCGGGAACTCGCTAAAGCGCGTCTCGTCGTCCAGGCGCACCGTGCTGCAGTTCAGGTTGCAGAAGGCCTCGCTGTCTCGGAGCAGTCGATACAGCCGGAGACTCACCTCCAGAAACTCCACGGCCTCGGGCCACTTTTCCTCACCGTACTTGTCCAAAGCGTGTCGGTACGCCGACTCAAGGGGCATAAGCTCGTGCCGTGGGAAACTTCGAAAGTTGTATTTCTCATACTGTGCGAGAACGCAAAAAGAATAACAGAATAACAGAAACGCGAGCCTCAGGCACTGCGATGAGAAGGCCATGGTCCCGTATGGGAATCCAAAAGTACGCATGAGTTTGGAGCAGCAAGACCCGCCTGTAACCTTTCCACGTCCCCAAATTCAGTCCACACCCTTCCCCCACTCACCAAACGAAAACGAGCTTTGATTCAATTAAAACGCATGTATTGCAAACCTAATAAAATAGAACAATGACCATGCCATggattttaaaataacattaactaAAGAAAATGGATGCATTATGAAGAATTAGTAtgcattacattttttcttaTGCATAAAATATGCATGCATTTATCAAAACCTACTTTACGATAATAACGGACATGTTCATGCATACCAGTTTTAATACGAATAAAGCATTCAAAACCAAGTTGCGCTGTAGCCTATGATGGGAATTACATCTCATAAAACCCCCTTACGCTCGAGCCGCCCATCTGTGTGCCACGTAGAAAGCATTCCTGCCTCCAGGCCCGCGTTTCCGCATTTCCCGAACAAAATTCAGCCCTTTCCTGCGCATTCTCCTTGTAAAGTGACACCGTTGCCATAGGAAGAAGTTTGGGGAACCGTCCTGCGCGTATTACCACGTCTACACATTTCCCCCGCTGCTGTACGGTTTGGGTCGAAGAAAATTCTGCTGCAGAGCAGGAGAGGTGCAAACAGTCCCTTCGCAAGACTTTGACGGAAGATGACACGGTTAACGGTTCAAATGATTTTCCTAGCTGTCCTTGTAACTTTCGTGGCGTGCAACGCGCCGCCCGTACCGTTAGATGACATCGTGATAGAGAAGACTTTCACCCCGGAGCGCTGTGATCGTATGGTGAAACCGGGAGACTTTGTTCGGTATCATTATATAGGCACGTTCCCCGATGGAAAAAAGTTTGACTCTAGGTAAGTGCAAAATTATTGAATGAGATCAATTGTGCATCTTCG is part of the Triplophysa rosa linkage group LG16, Trosa_1v2, whole genome shotgun sequence genome and harbors:
- the crtap gene encoding cartilage-associated protein → MRTFGFPYGTMAFSSQCLRLAFLLFCYSFCVLAQYEKYNFRSFPRHELMPLESAYRHALDKYGEEKWPEAVEFLEVSLRLYRLLRDSEAFCNLNCSTVRLDDETRFSEFPELRAFGNVMKRAQCLKRCKQGLPAFRQTLPTRETIEEFEKREPYKYLQYAYFKSDHLAKAVSAAHTFLLKHPNDEMMTRNMNYYKSLPGSEEHMKDLETKSYESLFIRAVRAYNGDNFRTSVTDMELAIRDFLKVYDECIAATEGSRQIKDFKDFYPSIADHYTEVLERKVGCEAELTPVVGGFIVEKFVATMYHYLQFAYYKLNDLKNAVPCVASYMLFDPSDEVMKNNLEYYRYHRDKFGLSDEDFLPRAEALRYHNQTTLQLQLLEFAQQKLLQDDEGEVVEFLDEYLDAKRD